In Sphaeramia orbicularis chromosome 10, fSphaOr1.1, whole genome shotgun sequence, the following proteins share a genomic window:
- the mtnr1c gene encoding melatonin receptor type 1C, producing the protein MDLEVKDGNGSNCLSRNESDPGLSASSPGVSTALASVLIFTIVVDILGNVLVILSVYRNKKLRNAGNIFVVSLSIADLVVALYPYPLVLTAIFHNDWTMGDLHCQASGFIMGLSVIGSIFNITAIAINRYCYICHSLHYDRLYSLRNTCCYLGLTWLLTAIATIPNFFVGSLQYDPRIYSCTFAQTVSSYYTISVVVIHFVIPLLVVSYCYLRIWVLVIQVKHRVKPEQRTKLKPSDVRNFLTMFMVFVLFAVCWAPLNLIGLAVAINPVKVAPNIPEWLFVTSYFMAYFNSCLNAIIYGLLNQNFRKEYKTILLALCIPRLLIMETSRCATEGLKSKPSPAVTNNNVAEINV; encoded by the exons ATGGATTTAGAAGTGAAGGATGGGAACGGGTCGAACTGTTTGTCCCGGAATGAGAGCGACCCCGGACTGAGCGCGTCCTCTCCTGGAGTGTCCACTGCGCTGGCCAGCGTGCTGATCTTTACCATCGTGGTAGACATCCTGGGTAATGTCCTCGTCATCCTGTCCGTGTACAGAAACAAAAAACTCAGGAATGCAG GCAACATCTTTGTGGTGAGTTTGTCCATCGCAGACCTGGTGGTGGCGCTGTATCCTTACCCTCTGGTCCTGACCGCCATCTTCCACAATGACTGGACCATGGGCGACTTGCACTGCCAGGCCAGCGGCTTCATCATGGGCCTCAGCGTCATCGGTTCCATCTTCAACATCACAGCCATCGCCATCAACCGCTACTGCTACATCTGCCACAGTCTCCACTACGACCGTCTGTACAGCCTGAGGAACACCTGCTGCTACCTGGGCCTCACCTGGCTGCTAACCGCCATCGCCACCATACCAAACTTCTTCGTGGGCTCACTTCAGTACGATCCCCGCATCTACTCTTGCACCTTCGCCCAGACCGTCAGCTCGTACTATACTATCTCCGTGGTGGTTATCCACTTTGTAATCCCCCTGCTGGTGGTTTCGTACTGCTACTTGAGGATATGGGTGCTGGTGATTCAAGTGAAACACAGAGTTAAGCCTGAGCAAAGGACTAAACTCAAACCTAGTGACGTGAGGAACTTCCTGACTATGTTtatggtgtttgtgttgtttgcagTATGCTGGGCTCCTCTGAACCTCATAGGTCTGGCTGTAGCTATAAACCCCGTGAAAGTCGCACCAAATATACCCGAGTGGCTGTTCGTCACCAGCTACTTCATGGCGTACTTCAACAGCTGCCTCAATGCCATCATATATGGACTGTTGAACCAAAACTTCCGCAAAGAGTACAAGACAATCCTCCTCGCTCTTTGTATCCCTCGCTTGCTCATCATGGAGACTTCCAGATGTGCCACAGAAGGCCTGAAGAGTAAGCCTTCACCCGCTGTAACAAACAATAATGTAGCAGAAATAAATGTATGA